A stretch of the Erinaceus europaeus chromosome 23, mEriEur2.1, whole genome shotgun sequence genome encodes the following:
- the LOC103127014 gene encoding zinc finger protein 709-like isoform X2, producing the protein MAVSQASVTYEDVTVIFTQEEWALLKPSEKQIYRDVMWENFRNILSIGELQKDHSTKEQHNSQRSKQSSRVVNISEGKESENSLKPQECEVYNKLLTYSSHLQRHETTNSLRKPYECKQCSQKFSCSSHLQKHERTHKGRKLFECKLCGKLLSCSSSLKKHERIHSVDKPYECKLCSKTFSTSSHLKYHERTHSGEKPYECKQCGIRFSCSSSLQAHERTHSGEKPYECKLCSKAFRRSGHLRRHERSHSGEKPYECKECNVRFSCSSSLQAHERIHSGEKPYECKLCSKTFITYTHLRYHERTHNGQKPYECKQCSKRFSCPSYLQAHERAHSGEKPYECKLCSKTFIHSSNLRRHERTHSGEKPYECKHCSKMFRTSSHLRYHERIHSGEKPYGCKQCSKSFSTSSHLKYHERTHSGEKPYECKQCGKRFNCSSTLRSHERTHSGEKPYENSNAYSCSTAL; encoded by the exons gcctctgtgacctatgaagatgtaactgtgatattcactcaagaggagtgggcactattaaaGCCTTCAGAGAAGCAAATCTACAGAGATGTCATGTGGGAAAATTTCAGGAACATTCTTTCAATAG GAGAATTACAAAAGGACCATTCTACCAAAGAGCAGCAtaactcccagaggagtaaacaaag CTCTAGAGTGGTGAATATCTCTGAAGGCAAAGAAAGTGAAAATAGTCTGAAGcctcaagaatgtgaagtatacaacaaaCTACTCACTTATTCTAGTCATCTTCAAAGACATGAAACAACTAACAGTCTAcggaaaccctatgaatgtaaacaatgtagtcaaAAATttagttgttccagtcatcttcagaaacatgaaagaactcacaaagGAAGGAAACTCTTTGAATGCAAACTATGTGGTAAACTATTaagttgttctagttctcttaaaaaacatgaaagaattcacagtgtagacaaaccctatgaatgtaaactatgtagtaaaacatttagtACCTCTAGCCATCTTAAAtatcatgaaagaactcacagtggagagaaaccttatgaatgtaaacaatgtggtataagattcagttgttccagttctcttcaggcacatgaaagaactcacagtggtgagaaaccctatgagtgtaaactatgtagtaaagcaTTTCGTCGTTCCGGTCATCTTCGTAGACATGAAAGATCTCACAgcggagagaagccctatgaatgtaaagagTGTAATGTaagattcagttgttccagttctcttcaggcacatgaaagaattcacagtggagagaaaccctatgaatgtaaactatgtagtaaaacattcattaCATATACCCATCTTAGAtatcatgaaagaactcacaatggacagaaaccttatgaatgtaaacaatgtagtaaaagatTCAGTTGTCCCAGTTACCTCCAGGCACATGAAAGagctcacagtggagagaaaccctatgaatgtaaactatgtagtaaaacattcattcatAGCAGTAATCTTCgtagacatgaaagaactcacagtggagagaaaccgtaTGAATGTAAACACTGTAGTAAAATGTTCAGGACATCCAGTCATCTTAGGtatcatgaaagaattcacagtggagagaaaccctatggatgtaaacaatgtagtaaatcaTTTAGTACATCCAGTCATCTTAAATATCATGAAAGaactcatagtggagagaaaccctatgaatgtaaacagtgtggtAAAAGATTCAATTGTTCCAGCACTCTTCggtcacatgaaagaactcatagTGGAGAGAAGCCTTATGAAAATAGTAATGCTTACagttgttccactgctctgtga
- the LOC103127014 gene encoding zinc finger protein 709-like isoform X1, translating into MHYNVFPVVAVLSNEDVVLLDLKQISSYCCDFSSFSDLKEHLEKEEEMAVSQASVTYEDVTVIFTQEEWALLKPSEKQIYRDVMWENFRNILSIGELQKDHSTKEQHNSQRSKQSSRVVNISEGKESENSLKPQECEVYNKLLTYSSHLQRHETTNSLRKPYECKQCSQKFSCSSHLQKHERTHKGRKLFECKLCGKLLSCSSSLKKHERIHSVDKPYECKLCSKTFSTSSHLKYHERTHSGEKPYECKQCGIRFSCSSSLQAHERTHSGEKPYECKLCSKAFRRSGHLRRHERSHSGEKPYECKECNVRFSCSSSLQAHERIHSGEKPYECKLCSKTFITYTHLRYHERTHNGQKPYECKQCSKRFSCPSYLQAHERAHSGEKPYECKLCSKTFIHSSNLRRHERTHSGEKPYECKHCSKMFRTSSHLRYHERIHSGEKPYGCKQCSKSFSTSSHLKYHERTHSGEKPYECKQCGKRFNCSSTLRSHERTHSGEKPYENSNAYSCSTAL; encoded by the exons gcctctgtgacctatgaagatgtaactgtgatattcactcaagaggagtgggcactattaaaGCCTTCAGAGAAGCAAATCTACAGAGATGTCATGTGGGAAAATTTCAGGAACATTCTTTCAATAG GAGAATTACAAAAGGACCATTCTACCAAAGAGCAGCAtaactcccagaggagtaaacaaag CTCTAGAGTGGTGAATATCTCTGAAGGCAAAGAAAGTGAAAATAGTCTGAAGcctcaagaatgtgaagtatacaacaaaCTACTCACTTATTCTAGTCATCTTCAAAGACATGAAACAACTAACAGTCTAcggaaaccctatgaatgtaaacaatgtagtcaaAAATttagttgttccagtcatcttcagaaacatgaaagaactcacaaagGAAGGAAACTCTTTGAATGCAAACTATGTGGTAAACTATTaagttgttctagttctcttaaaaaacatgaaagaattcacagtgtagacaaaccctatgaatgtaaactatgtagtaaaacatttagtACCTCTAGCCATCTTAAAtatcatgaaagaactcacagtggagagaaaccttatgaatgtaaacaatgtggtataagattcagttgttccagttctcttcaggcacatgaaagaactcacagtggtgagaaaccctatgagtgtaaactatgtagtaaagcaTTTCGTCGTTCCGGTCATCTTCGTAGACATGAAAGATCTCACAgcggagagaagccctatgaatgtaaagagTGTAATGTaagattcagttgttccagttctcttcaggcacatgaaagaattcacagtggagagaaaccctatgaatgtaaactatgtagtaaaacattcattaCATATACCCATCTTAGAtatcatgaaagaactcacaatggacagaaaccttatgaatgtaaacaatgtagtaaaagatTCAGTTGTCCCAGTTACCTCCAGGCACATGAAAGagctcacagtggagagaaaccctatgaatgtaaactatgtagtaaaacattcattcatAGCAGTAATCTTCgtagacatgaaagaactcacagtggagagaaaccgtaTGAATGTAAACACTGTAGTAAAATGTTCAGGACATCCAGTCATCTTAGGtatcatgaaagaattcacagtggagagaaaccctatggatgtaaacaatgtagtaaatcaTTTAGTACATCCAGTCATCTTAAATATCATGAAAGaactcatagtggagagaaaccctatgaatgtaaacagtgtggtAAAAGATTCAATTGTTCCAGCACTCTTCggtcacatgaaagaactcatagTGGAGAGAAGCCTTATGAAAATAGTAATGCTTACagttgttccactgctctgtga